A genome region from Schaalia sp. 19OD2882 includes the following:
- a CDS encoding RNA-binding S4 domain-containing protein — MSKIPVVTVTGMIRLGQFLKLAGPVEDGAMARELVQGGDVAVNGQVDTRRGRQLADGDLVQVDSPTGTWAARVRTA, encoded by the coding sequence GTGTCCAAGATCCCTGTCGTCACCGTCACCGGCATGATCCGGCTGGGCCAGTTCCTCAAACTTGCGGGCCCCGTCGAGGACGGGGCCATGGCGCGTGAACTGGTCCAGGGCGGTGATGTCGCGGTCAATGGCCAGGTCGACACGCGGCGCGGCAGGCAGCTCGCCGACGGGGACCTCGTCCAGGTCGACTCCCCCACCGGCACTTGGGCCGCGCGGGTGCGAACGGCCTGA
- a CDS encoding LCP family protein, with translation MEPPLHAGNRPGGGGRLALVIVLVVALFAAATVAGLWNRIFSQITSIQVGGVGQSGEPVDLPTDLSAGRALNILVIGTDDRSGGNAAIGGEEEGVRGDVTILVHIDADRSQVRMTSIPRDLMVDIPSCASKGMDPSPAGFGQFNTAFSTGWGQNQDMAGAVTCVMSTVRESTGILPDAAMVLDFQAVVGVVDALGGVEVCGKESFEPEGVGDFRLNAGCHRLDGAGAIQFLRARHVGGDGSDLARISRQQCFMRQASRQALSGDLLSQVTKVYTVADVLAANTTLTDNLASTSALTGLLYSLRSLPAGAVTTVSPPLADWDVDPNRVVWGAGAADFWRDFSSDAVQRQALAAQSAAQQSGTATAPSPAGPGTGQDPQTPAPPSPAPADPGTGPAPATPSTPQTPTDPGVEYCY, from the coding sequence GTGGAACCACCGCTGCATGCAGGCAACCGCCCCGGAGGCGGCGGTCGGCTCGCGCTGGTCATCGTCCTTGTCGTGGCCCTGTTCGCCGCCGCCACGGTCGCGGGCCTGTGGAACCGGATCTTCTCGCAGATCACGAGCATCCAGGTGGGCGGCGTCGGGCAGTCCGGCGAACCGGTTGACCTGCCCACGGACCTTTCCGCGGGGCGGGCCCTGAACATCCTTGTCATCGGCACCGATGACCGCTCGGGGGGAAACGCCGCCATCGGCGGCGAGGAGGAGGGCGTGCGCGGGGACGTGACGATCCTCGTCCACATCGACGCCGACCGTTCCCAGGTGCGCATGACCTCCATTCCCCGCGACCTCATGGTCGACATCCCCTCGTGTGCGTCGAAGGGCATGGATCCCTCCCCGGCGGGCTTCGGCCAGTTCAACACGGCATTCTCGACCGGCTGGGGGCAGAACCAGGACATGGCCGGTGCCGTCACCTGCGTGATGTCCACGGTGCGCGAGTCCACCGGGATCCTGCCCGATGCGGCCATGGTCCTGGACTTCCAGGCGGTCGTCGGAGTGGTCGACGCACTGGGCGGCGTCGAGGTCTGCGGGAAGGAGTCTTTCGAACCTGAAGGGGTCGGCGACTTCCGTCTCAATGCGGGCTGCCACCGTCTGGACGGGGCGGGTGCCATCCAGTTCCTGCGTGCCCGCCATGTGGGCGGCGACGGGTCGGACTTGGCGCGCATCTCCCGCCAGCAGTGCTTCATGCGTCAGGCCAGCCGGCAGGCCCTGTCCGGGGATCTGCTCTCACAGGTGACGAAGGTGTACACGGTGGCAGACGTACTTGCGGCCAACACGACCCTCACCGACAACCTCGCGTCGACCTCGGCCCTGACGGGCTTGCTCTACTCGCTGCGTTCCCTTCCGGCCGGGGCGGTCACCACCGTCTCGCCCCCATTGGCCGACTGGGACGTCGACCCGAACCGTGTCGTGTGGGGAGCAGGTGCCGCAGACTTCTGGCGGGACTTCTCCTCGGACGCCGTCCAGCGCCAAGCTCTGGCTGCCCAGTCGGCCGCCCAGCAAAGCGGCACGGCCACAGCGCCCTCGCCCGCTGGTCCGGGCACCGGTCAGGATCCGCAGACCCCGGCCCCACCCTCGCCCGCACCTGCCGATCCGGGCACCGGCCCGGCGCCGGCCACTCCCTCCACCCCCCAGACGCCGACCGACCCGGGCGTCGAGTACTGCTACTGA